A portion of the Misgurnus anguillicaudatus chromosome 16, ASM2758022v2, whole genome shotgun sequence genome contains these proteins:
- the tnip1 gene encoding TNFAIP3-interacting protein 1 isoform X1: protein MEGKGPYRIYDPGGSDCQVKDEANSLSYRQLLEENTVLRERMKGLKSLGDLLEESQTEAAKLRKRVEELVRDNEALKSSTTSFASSLCMGTPVQTDTQGRGKHHTHPSSERQESRDGLTGNTLQPEATESSSEFEVVNMEEKTASETQTTGAMHLPQENLELASQLRRLESSFSVFAEESNPNQLLAHLGRMAVEFHHLSSKVQKNEQRTSLLQTLCEQLRQENSELRKKMEEDLQYRNRDLEQLRQENLKLKEQVSGGAQIAPNEQPSPKEEQVKEEGAKTKVEVTMNQQSGKAAEKTPSKTLDPEMYEKKIKLLEKQRRDVLEVNKQWDIQWNSMKTQFEQKITDLRQRLADSQKAVLELEAEREQRQRDYDKKLLLAKSKIDNVQGEKECLTSETCELKQKVRYLQDQLLPLTKQREYQEKEIQRLNRALEEALNLQSPSSTQPGMNLGDGVANLRQQELHTQIAVLKEQVKIFEEDFRKERSDRERMNEEKEDLRRQVERLQGQMTNLTNQLHQAQNECQRERAERCKLERLQMQHKQEGQQERRTSDPTSGAPNGPMSPPYCGPFVQVGHQGLEGWPIHFPPRMPNINTAPGRDFQPVNPGFPWQSSFPQPRGSRGPADTARAPPETAEMGATGFGKRERPNMDPGKH from the exons ATGGAGGGAAAAGGCCCGTATCGCATCTATGACCCCGGTGGGAGCGATTGCCAGGTGAAAGACGAGGCCAACAGCCTCAGCTACAGACAGCTGCTAGAAGAAAACACCGTACTGAGAGAGAGAATGAAAGGACTGAAGAGTTTAG GAGACCTGTTAGAGGAGTCTCAGACAGAGGCGGCGAAGCTTCGGAAGAGGGTGGAAGAGCTGGTGAGGGATAACGAAGCCTTGAAATCCTCCACGACCAGCTTCGCTTCCAGCCTGTGTATGGGCACTCCTGTTCAAACAGACACACAAG GTCGTGGTAAACATCACACTCATCCTTCATCAGAAAGACAAGAATCTCGAGATGGTTTAACTGGAAATACTTTACAACCAGAGGCAACT GAAAGTTCATCAGAGTTTGAGGTTGTAAATATGGAAGAGAAGACCGCTTCGGAAACCCAGACG ACCGGAGCGATGCACCTGCCACAGGAGAACCTCGAGCTGGCGAGTCAACTCCGGCGACTGGAGAGCTCTTTCAGCGTGTTTGCCGAAGAGTCCAATCCCAACCAACTGCTTGCTCACCTGGGCCGCATGGCTGTTGAGTTTCACCATCTCTCATCCAAGGTCCAAAAGAATGAACAGAGAACATCTCTTCTGCAG ACACTTTGCGAACAGCTAAGACAAGAGAACAGCGAACTTCGGAAAAAAATGGAAGAGGACCTTCAGTACCGCAACCGTGACTTAGAACAGCTGAG GCAGGAGAACCTGAAACTGAAAGAGCAGGTGAGCGGAGGAGCACAGATAGCACCCAATGAACAACCCAGCCCGAAGGAGGAGCAAGTCAAAGAAGAGGGAGCCAAAACCAAGGTGGAAGTGACCATGAATCAGCAG TCTGGTAAAGCCGCTGAAAAAACGCCATCTAAGACCTTGGATCCAGAGATGTACGAGAAGAAGATCAAGCTTCTGGAGAAACAGAGAAGAGAT GTACTGGAGGTGAACAAACAGTGGGACATTCAGTGGAATTCTATGAAGACACAGTTTGAACAGAAG ATTACTGATCTCCGGCAGAGGCTCGCCGACTCTCAGAAAGCCGTTCTTGAACTGGAGGCGGAACGCGAGCAGAGACAGAGAGACTATGACAAAAAACTCCTCCTCGCCAAGTCTAAAATCGACAACGTTCAG GGTGAGAAGGAATGCCTTACATCAGAGACATGTGAGTTAAAACAAAAGGTGCGTTACCTACAGGACCAGTTACTACCACTTACTAAACAAAGAGAATATCAGGAGAAAGAGATCCAACGACTTAACCGG gcaTTAGAAGAAGCATTGAATCTTCAATCTCCATCCTCCACCCAGCCAGGCATGAACCTGGGAGACGGTGTTGCCAACCTGAGACAGCAGGAGCTTCATACACAGATAGCTGTCTTAAAGGAGCAG GTGAAGATCTTTGAAGAAGACTTCAGGAAGGAGAGGAGCGACAGAGAGAGAATGAACGAAGAGAAAGAAGATCTGAGGCGGCAAGTGGAAAGATTACAGGGTCAAATGACCAATCTGACCAATCAG CTTCATCAAGCACAGAATGAGTGTCAGAGAGAGCGAGCTGAGAGGTGTAAACTGGAGCGACTGCAGATGCAACACAAACAGG AGGGGCAGCAGGAAAGGAGAACGTCTGATCCTACGTCGGGCGCTCCCAACGGCCCCATGAGTCCTCCGTACTGCGGCCCGTTTGTTCAGGTTGGCCATCAAGGTCTGGAGGGGTGGCCCATACACTTTCCTCCCAGGATGCCTAACATCAATACGGCACCCGGCAGGGATTTCCAGCCTGTTAATCCT gGTTTTCCCTGGCAGTCATCATTCCCACAGCCACGTGGTTCAAGAGGACCGGCGGACACGGCAAGAGCGCCTCCAGAAACAGCAG AAATGGGAGCAACTGGATTTGGGAAAAGGGAGCGTCCGAACATGGATCCTGGAAAGCActaa
- the tnip1 gene encoding TNFAIP3-interacting protein 1 isoform X3 codes for MEGKGPYRIYDPGGSDCQVKDEANSLSYRQLLEENTVLRERMKGLKSLGDLLEESQTEAAKLRKRVEELVRDNEALKSSTTSFASSLCMGTPVQTDTQGRGKHHTHPSSERQESRDGLTGNTLQPEATESSSEFEVVNMEEKTASETQTTGAMHLPQENLELASQLRRLESSFSVFAEESNPNQLLAHLGRMAVEFHHLSSKVQKNEQRTSLLQTLCEQLRQENSELRKKMEEDLQYRNRDLEQLRQENLKLKEQVSGGAQIAPNEQPSPKEEQVKEEGAKTKVEVTMNQQSGKAAEKTPSKTLDPEMYEKKIKLLEKQRRDVLEVNKQWDIQWNSMKTQFEQKITDLRQRLADSQKAVLELEAEREQRQRDYDKKLLLAKSKIDNVQGEKECLTSETCELKQKVRYLQDQLLPLTKQREYQEKEIQRLNRALEEALNLQSPSSTQPGMNLGDGVANLRQQELHTQIAVLKEQVKIFEEDFRKERSDRERMNEEKEDLRRQVERLQGQMTNLTNQLHQAQNECQRERAERCKLERLQMQHKQQERRTSDPTSGAPNGPMSPPYCGPFVQVGHQGLEGWPIHFPPRMPNINTAPGRDFQPVNPGFPWQSSFPQPRGSRGPADTARAPPETAEMGATGFGKRERPNMDPGKH; via the exons ATGGAGGGAAAAGGCCCGTATCGCATCTATGACCCCGGTGGGAGCGATTGCCAGGTGAAAGACGAGGCCAACAGCCTCAGCTACAGACAGCTGCTAGAAGAAAACACCGTACTGAGAGAGAGAATGAAAGGACTGAAGAGTTTAG GAGACCTGTTAGAGGAGTCTCAGACAGAGGCGGCGAAGCTTCGGAAGAGGGTGGAAGAGCTGGTGAGGGATAACGAAGCCTTGAAATCCTCCACGACCAGCTTCGCTTCCAGCCTGTGTATGGGCACTCCTGTTCAAACAGACACACAAG GTCGTGGTAAACATCACACTCATCCTTCATCAGAAAGACAAGAATCTCGAGATGGTTTAACTGGAAATACTTTACAACCAGAGGCAACT GAAAGTTCATCAGAGTTTGAGGTTGTAAATATGGAAGAGAAGACCGCTTCGGAAACCCAGACG ACCGGAGCGATGCACCTGCCACAGGAGAACCTCGAGCTGGCGAGTCAACTCCGGCGACTGGAGAGCTCTTTCAGCGTGTTTGCCGAAGAGTCCAATCCCAACCAACTGCTTGCTCACCTGGGCCGCATGGCTGTTGAGTTTCACCATCTCTCATCCAAGGTCCAAAAGAATGAACAGAGAACATCTCTTCTGCAG ACACTTTGCGAACAGCTAAGACAAGAGAACAGCGAACTTCGGAAAAAAATGGAAGAGGACCTTCAGTACCGCAACCGTGACTTAGAACAGCTGAG GCAGGAGAACCTGAAACTGAAAGAGCAGGTGAGCGGAGGAGCACAGATAGCACCCAATGAACAACCCAGCCCGAAGGAGGAGCAAGTCAAAGAAGAGGGAGCCAAAACCAAGGTGGAAGTGACCATGAATCAGCAG TCTGGTAAAGCCGCTGAAAAAACGCCATCTAAGACCTTGGATCCAGAGATGTACGAGAAGAAGATCAAGCTTCTGGAGAAACAGAGAAGAGAT GTACTGGAGGTGAACAAACAGTGGGACATTCAGTGGAATTCTATGAAGACACAGTTTGAACAGAAG ATTACTGATCTCCGGCAGAGGCTCGCCGACTCTCAGAAAGCCGTTCTTGAACTGGAGGCGGAACGCGAGCAGAGACAGAGAGACTATGACAAAAAACTCCTCCTCGCCAAGTCTAAAATCGACAACGTTCAG GGTGAGAAGGAATGCCTTACATCAGAGACATGTGAGTTAAAACAAAAGGTGCGTTACCTACAGGACCAGTTACTACCACTTACTAAACAAAGAGAATATCAGGAGAAAGAGATCCAACGACTTAACCGG gcaTTAGAAGAAGCATTGAATCTTCAATCTCCATCCTCCACCCAGCCAGGCATGAACCTGGGAGACGGTGTTGCCAACCTGAGACAGCAGGAGCTTCATACACAGATAGCTGTCTTAAAGGAGCAG GTGAAGATCTTTGAAGAAGACTTCAGGAAGGAGAGGAGCGACAGAGAGAGAATGAACGAAGAGAAAGAAGATCTGAGGCGGCAAGTGGAAAGATTACAGGGTCAAATGACCAATCTGACCAATCAG CTTCATCAAGCACAGAATGAGTGTCAGAGAGAGCGAGCTGAGAGGTGTAAACTGGAGCGACTGCAGATGCAACACAAACAG CAGGAAAGGAGAACGTCTGATCCTACGTCGGGCGCTCCCAACGGCCCCATGAGTCCTCCGTACTGCGGCCCGTTTGTTCAGGTTGGCCATCAAGGTCTGGAGGGGTGGCCCATACACTTTCCTCCCAGGATGCCTAACATCAATACGGCACCCGGCAGGGATTTCCAGCCTGTTAATCCT gGTTTTCCCTGGCAGTCATCATTCCCACAGCCACGTGGTTCAAGAGGACCGGCGGACACGGCAAGAGCGCCTCCAGAAACAGCAG AAATGGGAGCAACTGGATTTGGGAAAAGGGAGCGTCCGAACATGGATCCTGGAAAGCActaa
- the gpx3 gene encoding glutathione peroxidase 3 yields the protein MTVIYLQQQRERETTFRQTPQIHIITLMENPKIPWIFLLLLQGLLHEVSGLSNTQVCNPGVTDTIFNYGAKTMNGTQYIPLSRYAGKYVLIVNVATYUGLTFQYLELNALHEELRGVGFTILGFPCNQFGKQEPGENYEILPTIKHVRPGNGFVPNFQLFEKGDVNGNNEQALFTFLKNACPPVGDSFGDPTNRLFWQPLRINDIKWNFEKFLVGPDGKPIMRWFSRVNVSEVRADILKYFSQIVQKAQ from the exons ATGACT GTTATTTATCTCCagcagcagagagagagagagacgacaTTCAGACAGACACCACAGATCCACATCATCACCCTTATGGAAAACCCAAAGATCCCCTGGATCTTCCTCTTGCTTCTGCAGGGTCTTCTACATGAAGTTAGTGGACTATCCAACACCCAG GTTTGTAACCCAGGTGTGACAGACACCATATTCAACTATGGTGCTAAAACAATGAATGGGACACAATACATCCCATTATCTCGGTATGCTGGGAAGTATGTCCTCATTGTCAATGTGGCAACCTACTGAGGTCTTACCTTCCAGTATTTGG AACTGAATGCACTACACGAGGAGTTACGAGGCGTTGGATTCACTATCCTCGGCTTTCCCTGCAACCAATTTGGAAAACAAGAACCTGGAGAAAATTATGAAATTCTTCCTACAATAAA GCATGTTCGTCCAGGCAATGGATTTGTTCCAAACTTTCAGTTATTTGAGAAGGGGGATGTGAACGGAAACAATGAACAGGCccttttcacatttttaaag aatGCTTGCCCACCTGTAGGAGACAGCTTTGGTGACCCTACCAACAGACTGTTCTGGCAGCCACTCAGAATCAATGATATCAAATGGAACTTTGAGAAGTTTCTGGTGGGTCCAGATGGCAAGCCGATAATGAGGTGGTTTTCCAGAGTAAATGTGTCTGAAGTGAGAGCAGACATCTTGAAATATTTCAGTCAAATTGTCCAAAAGGCCCAATAA
- the tnip1 gene encoding TNFAIP3-interacting protein 1 isoform X2, with the protein MEGKGPYRIYDPGGSDCQVKDEANSLSYRQLLEENTVLRERMKGLKSLGDLLEESQTEAAKLRKRVEELVRDNEALKSSTTSFASSLCMGTPVQTDTQGRGKHHTHPSSERQESRDGLTGNTLQPEATESSSEFEVVNMEEKTASETQTTGAMHLPQENLELASQLRRLESSFSVFAEESNPNQLLAHLGRMAVEFHHLSSKVQKNEQRTSLLQTLCEQLRQENSELRKKMEEDLQYRNRDLEQLRQENLKLKEQVSGGAQIAPNEQPSPKEEQVKEEGAKTKVEVTMNQQSGKAAEKTPSKTLDPEMYEKKIKLLEKQRRDVLEVNKQWDIQWNSMKTQFEQKITDLRQRLADSQKAVLELEAEREQRQRDYDKKLLLAKSKIDNVQGEKECLTSETCELKQKVRYLQDQLLPLTKQREYQEKEIQRLNRALEEALNLQSPSSTQPGMNLGDGVANLRQQELHTQIAVLKEQVKIFEEDFRKERSDRERMNEEKEDLRRQVERLQGQMTNLTNQLHQAQNECQRERAERCKLERLQMQHKQGQQERRTSDPTSGAPNGPMSPPYCGPFVQVGHQGLEGWPIHFPPRMPNINTAPGRDFQPVNPGFPWQSSFPQPRGSRGPADTARAPPETAEMGATGFGKRERPNMDPGKH; encoded by the exons ATGGAGGGAAAAGGCCCGTATCGCATCTATGACCCCGGTGGGAGCGATTGCCAGGTGAAAGACGAGGCCAACAGCCTCAGCTACAGACAGCTGCTAGAAGAAAACACCGTACTGAGAGAGAGAATGAAAGGACTGAAGAGTTTAG GAGACCTGTTAGAGGAGTCTCAGACAGAGGCGGCGAAGCTTCGGAAGAGGGTGGAAGAGCTGGTGAGGGATAACGAAGCCTTGAAATCCTCCACGACCAGCTTCGCTTCCAGCCTGTGTATGGGCACTCCTGTTCAAACAGACACACAAG GTCGTGGTAAACATCACACTCATCCTTCATCAGAAAGACAAGAATCTCGAGATGGTTTAACTGGAAATACTTTACAACCAGAGGCAACT GAAAGTTCATCAGAGTTTGAGGTTGTAAATATGGAAGAGAAGACCGCTTCGGAAACCCAGACG ACCGGAGCGATGCACCTGCCACAGGAGAACCTCGAGCTGGCGAGTCAACTCCGGCGACTGGAGAGCTCTTTCAGCGTGTTTGCCGAAGAGTCCAATCCCAACCAACTGCTTGCTCACCTGGGCCGCATGGCTGTTGAGTTTCACCATCTCTCATCCAAGGTCCAAAAGAATGAACAGAGAACATCTCTTCTGCAG ACACTTTGCGAACAGCTAAGACAAGAGAACAGCGAACTTCGGAAAAAAATGGAAGAGGACCTTCAGTACCGCAACCGTGACTTAGAACAGCTGAG GCAGGAGAACCTGAAACTGAAAGAGCAGGTGAGCGGAGGAGCACAGATAGCACCCAATGAACAACCCAGCCCGAAGGAGGAGCAAGTCAAAGAAGAGGGAGCCAAAACCAAGGTGGAAGTGACCATGAATCAGCAG TCTGGTAAAGCCGCTGAAAAAACGCCATCTAAGACCTTGGATCCAGAGATGTACGAGAAGAAGATCAAGCTTCTGGAGAAACAGAGAAGAGAT GTACTGGAGGTGAACAAACAGTGGGACATTCAGTGGAATTCTATGAAGACACAGTTTGAACAGAAG ATTACTGATCTCCGGCAGAGGCTCGCCGACTCTCAGAAAGCCGTTCTTGAACTGGAGGCGGAACGCGAGCAGAGACAGAGAGACTATGACAAAAAACTCCTCCTCGCCAAGTCTAAAATCGACAACGTTCAG GGTGAGAAGGAATGCCTTACATCAGAGACATGTGAGTTAAAACAAAAGGTGCGTTACCTACAGGACCAGTTACTACCACTTACTAAACAAAGAGAATATCAGGAGAAAGAGATCCAACGACTTAACCGG gcaTTAGAAGAAGCATTGAATCTTCAATCTCCATCCTCCACCCAGCCAGGCATGAACCTGGGAGACGGTGTTGCCAACCTGAGACAGCAGGAGCTTCATACACAGATAGCTGTCTTAAAGGAGCAG GTGAAGATCTTTGAAGAAGACTTCAGGAAGGAGAGGAGCGACAGAGAGAGAATGAACGAAGAGAAAGAAGATCTGAGGCGGCAAGTGGAAAGATTACAGGGTCAAATGACCAATCTGACCAATCAG CTTCATCAAGCACAGAATGAGTGTCAGAGAGAGCGAGCTGAGAGGTGTAAACTGGAGCGACTGCAGATGCAACACAAACAG GGGCAGCAGGAAAGGAGAACGTCTGATCCTACGTCGGGCGCTCCCAACGGCCCCATGAGTCCTCCGTACTGCGGCCCGTTTGTTCAGGTTGGCCATCAAGGTCTGGAGGGGTGGCCCATACACTTTCCTCCCAGGATGCCTAACATCAATACGGCACCCGGCAGGGATTTCCAGCCTGTTAATCCT gGTTTTCCCTGGCAGTCATCATTCCCACAGCCACGTGGTTCAAGAGGACCGGCGGACACGGCAAGAGCGCCTCCAGAAACAGCAG AAATGGGAGCAACTGGATTTGGGAAAAGGGAGCGTCCGAACATGGATCCTGGAAAGCActaa